Proteins encoded in a region of the Roseateles sp. SL47 genome:
- the aroE gene encoding shikimate dehydrogenase yields MSSEPHSPSSATEAVDRYAVAGNPVAHSRSPAIHAAFALQTGQVLSYERLLCPLDGFEATLRAFAAAGGRGCNVTVPFKFEAARLARRLTPRAQLAGAVNVLRFDAEGWLGDNTDGAGLVADIERNAARPLAGRRVLLIGAGGASAGVLGSLISARPAEIHIVNRSPDKAVALQRSHQAFADEHRVRLQAAGLDSTDGLFDVLINGTSSSLSGAGLPLPDPGRPVLAPGGVAVDMMYGPSAAGFLGWARGQGGDSACLRDGLGMLVEQAVESFVLWRGVRPDSAPVLADLRRQVEAAS; encoded by the coding sequence ATGAGCTCCGAGCCCCACTCCCCCTCCTCCGCCACTGAAGCGGTTGATCGATATGCCGTGGCCGGCAATCCGGTGGCGCACAGCCGCTCGCCGGCCATCCACGCCGCCTTTGCGCTTCAGACCGGCCAGGTGCTGAGCTATGAGCGCCTGCTGTGTCCGCTGGATGGTTTTGAGGCCACGCTGAGGGCCTTTGCTGCTGCCGGCGGCCGGGGCTGCAACGTCACCGTGCCGTTCAAGTTCGAAGCGGCCCGCCTGGCCCGCCGGCTCACACCCCGGGCGCAACTGGCCGGCGCGGTCAATGTGCTGCGTTTCGACGCCGAGGGCTGGTTGGGCGACAACACCGACGGCGCCGGCCTGGTGGCCGATATCGAGCGCAATGCGGCTCGCCCGCTGGCTGGACGGCGCGTGCTGCTGATCGGCGCGGGTGGTGCCTCGGCCGGGGTGCTGGGCAGCTTGATCAGCGCACGCCCTGCCGAGATCCATATCGTGAACCGCAGCCCCGACAAGGCCGTGGCGCTCCAGCGCAGCCATCAGGCTTTTGCAGATGAACATCGGGTTCGACTGCAGGCGGCCGGGCTGGACTCGACCGACGGGCTCTTTGACGTGTTGATCAACGGCACCAGCAGTTCCCTCAGCGGCGCCGGGCTTCCGCTGCCGGACCCAGGCCGCCCGGTGCTGGCCCCTGGCGGCGTAGCGGTAGACATGATGTATGGCCCGTCCGCCGCTGGCTTCCTGGGCTGGGCCCGGGGCCAGGGCGGCGATTCGGCCTGCCTGCGTGACGGGCTGGGCATGCTGGTGGAACAGGCGGTGGAGTCCTTTGTGCTGTGGCGCGGCGTGCGTCCGGACAGTGCGCCGGTGC
- a CDS encoding TonB family protein, whose amino-acid sequence MPKLSYLQTALIASIGFHVILITAVRVIPPEQLDRLFQDTPLEVILVNARGHEAPSQAQALAQANLAGGGDTDAKVRATSPLPPSPKVETGDSIEVQHSQIQQLQQTQEQLLTQIRRELALLPTPDPQRDKGTPQAQQQEERRRQLVQLLAEIEKRVNDENARPKKRYLSPATREVVYAQYYDTLRRRIEARGTRDFPTYQGRKLYGELTMNIHVDFRGRVVETDIVQSSGNRVLDRRAVAIVQASGPFGGFTPAMRKGAEVLVITSRFRFTRDEGLEATMTGNPS is encoded by the coding sequence ATGCCCAAGCTCAGCTACCTGCAGACGGCGCTGATCGCCTCGATCGGGTTCCATGTGATCCTGATCACGGCAGTCAGGGTGATTCCCCCGGAACAGCTGGACCGGCTGTTCCAGGACACACCGCTGGAAGTCATTCTGGTCAACGCGCGGGGGCATGAAGCGCCGTCGCAGGCCCAGGCCCTGGCCCAGGCCAACCTGGCGGGCGGTGGTGACACCGATGCCAAGGTGCGGGCCACCTCGCCGCTGCCGCCCTCCCCCAAGGTGGAGACCGGTGACAGCATCGAGGTGCAGCACAGCCAGATCCAGCAGTTGCAGCAGACGCAGGAACAGCTGCTCACCCAGATCCGCCGCGAACTCGCCCTGCTGCCGACCCCGGACCCCCAACGGGACAAGGGCACGCCGCAGGCGCAGCAGCAGGAAGAGCGCCGCCGCCAGCTGGTGCAGTTGCTGGCGGAGATCGAGAAGCGGGTGAATGATGAGAATGCGCGACCGAAGAAGCGCTACCTCAGCCCTGCCACCCGCGAGGTGGTGTATGCCCAGTATTACGACACGCTGCGCCGCCGCATCGAAGCCCGGGGCACCCGCGACTTCCCCACCTATCAAGGCCGCAAGCTCTATGGCGAGCTGACGATGAACATCCATGTGGACTTCCGGGGCCGCGTGGTGGAAACGGACATCGTGCAAAGCTCCGGCAACCGGGTGCTGGACCGCCGGGCGGTGGCCATCGTGCAGGCCAGTGGCCCGTTTGGCGGCTTCACGCCGGCCATGCGCAAGGGCGCGGAAGTGCTGGTCATCACCTCCCGTTTCCGCTTCACACGGGATGAAGGGCTGGAAGCCACGATGACGGGCAACCCGTCCTGA
- a CDS encoding ribonuclease catalytic domain-containing protein, translated as MFALFEDAGKFLAGRVMSEAESSMQIELDSGKRVKVKSANVLLKFDKPSPAELMADGQRLAQEIDLDLAWEFAPENEFGFADLARDYFDAKASISQQAGALFRLFEAPHYFRRMGKGQFKKAPADIVKAALLGIERKKQIAAQIEEWAGELAEGRCPAPITEQIYRILFRPDKNGPEYKALVEAARRSQKAPLDLLKDAGAITSPYQFHWKRFLFEHFPKGTAFPALSAPAIKDELPLASVRAFSIDDSATTEIDDALSVQGLGTGSVVFGVHIAAPGLAIQPDSPVDKVARDRFSTVYMPGWKLTMLPDEVVQTYTLIEGRDCPAVSIYLTMDEATLEITARETRLERVPIAANLRHDKLDKVITDATLTGAEPADYDFAPELAFAYRLAKDLKAKREVVRGKPETFNRPDYNFRLEGNGDHEPEGTEQVSIGVRQRGAALDLIVAEAMILANSSWGAFLAECGVPGIYRSQASLAPGIKVRMGTKPAPHAGMGVSQYTWATSPLRRYVDLVNQWQIIACARHGRTAALVAPFKPKDAQLFSIISGFDAAYSAYNGFQSGIERYWTLRFLKQQGITELTAAVMKEGLVRADDLPLVFRALGCESLPRHSHVKVRITGLDELTLDVHASLVERLDAVATADDAADAEEDEEPSGVLTLAIDVNAEDAPAASSETAPPGAS; from the coding sequence ATGTTTGCCCTGTTCGAAGACGCCGGAAAATTCCTCGCCGGCCGCGTGATGTCCGAAGCCGAATCCTCGATGCAGATCGAACTGGATTCGGGTAAGCGCGTCAAAGTGAAATCCGCCAACGTCCTGCTGAAGTTCGACAAGCCGTCCCCGGCTGAGCTGATGGCGGACGGGCAGCGGCTTGCCCAGGAGATCGACCTGGACCTGGCCTGGGAATTTGCTCCGGAGAACGAGTTCGGTTTTGCCGACCTTGCACGGGACTATTTCGACGCCAAGGCCTCGATCAGCCAGCAGGCCGGCGCGCTGTTCCGGCTGTTTGAAGCGCCGCATTACTTCCGGCGCATGGGCAAGGGTCAATTCAAGAAGGCGCCGGCGGACATCGTCAAGGCGGCGCTGCTGGGCATCGAGCGCAAGAAGCAGATTGCCGCCCAGATCGAAGAATGGGCCGGTGAACTGGCAGAAGGTCGCTGCCCAGCCCCCATCACCGAGCAGATCTACCGCATTCTCTTCCGCCCGGACAAGAACGGCCCGGAATACAAAGCCCTGGTGGAAGCGGCCCGCCGCAGCCAGAAGGCGCCGCTGGACCTGCTCAAAGACGCGGGCGCCATCACCAGCCCCTATCAATTCCACTGGAAGCGCTTCCTGTTCGAGCACTTCCCCAAAGGGACGGCCTTCCCGGCCCTGTCGGCGCCGGCCATCAAGGACGAACTGCCGCTGGCGTCGGTACGCGCCTTCTCCATCGACGATTCGGCCACCACCGAAATCGACGATGCGCTGTCGGTCCAGGGGCTGGGCACCGGCTCGGTGGTGTTCGGGGTGCATATTGCCGCCCCCGGCCTGGCCATCCAGCCGGACTCCCCGGTGGACAAGGTGGCGCGGGACCGCTTCAGCACCGTCTACATGCCGGGCTGGAAGCTGACCATGCTGCCCGACGAGGTGGTGCAAACCTACACCCTGATCGAAGGACGCGACTGCCCGGCCGTCAGCATCTACCTCACGATGGACGAGGCCACGCTGGAGATCACCGCCCGCGAAACCCGCCTGGAGCGGGTGCCGATTGCGGCCAACCTGCGCCACGACAAGCTGGACAAGGTCATCACCGACGCCACGCTGACCGGCGCCGAACCGGCCGACTACGATTTCGCCCCGGAGCTGGCCTTTGCCTACCGTTTGGCCAAGGACCTGAAGGCCAAGCGCGAAGTGGTGCGCGGCAAGCCAGAGACCTTCAACCGGCCCGACTACAACTTCCGCCTGGAAGGCAACGGCGACCATGAGCCGGAAGGCACCGAGCAGGTCAGCATCGGCGTGCGCCAGCGCGGTGCGGCGCTGGATCTCATCGTGGCCGAAGCCATGATCCTGGCCAACAGCAGTTGGGGTGCTTTTCTGGCCGAATGCGGTGTGCCCGGCATCTACCGCAGCCAGGCCAGCCTGGCGCCCGGCATCAAGGTGCGCATGGGCACCAAGCCGGCCCCCCATGCCGGCATGGGCGTCAGCCAATACACCTGGGCCACTTCGCCGCTGCGCCGGTATGTGGACCTGGTGAACCAGTGGCAGATCATTGCCTGCGCCCGCCATGGCCGCACGGCCGCCCTGGTGGCGCCGTTCAAGCCCAAGGACGCCCAGCTTTTCTCCATCATCTCCGGCTTCGATGCCGCCTACAGCGCCTACAACGGCTTCCAGTCGGGCATCGAACGCTACTGGACCCTGCGTTTTCTGAAGCAGCAGGGCATCACCGAGCTGACGGCGGCGGTGATGAAGGAAGGCCTGGTCCGTGCGGACGATCTCCCGCTGGTGTTCCGCGCCCTGGGTTGCGAAAGCCTGCCCCGTCACAGCCATGTGAAGGTGCGCATCACCGGACTGGATGAGCTGACGCTGGATGTGCATGCCAGCCTGGTGGAACGCCTGGATGCGGTGGCGACGGCGGATGACGCTGCAGACGCGGAAGAGGACGAAGAACCCAGCGGCGTGCTCACCCTGGCCATCGACGTGAATGCGGAGGATGCGCCGGCCGCGTCCTCGGAAACGGCGCCCCCGGGCGCTTCCTGA
- the lplT gene encoding lysophospholipid transporter LplT: protein MPHRFYTLIAAQFFSALADNALLIVGIALLREMGQPVWWAPLLKLCFTLAYVLLAPAVGLLADAVPKVALMTWMNGLKALGVGAMVLGLDPLAAFAVVGVAASCYAPAKYGLITEIVPPGRLVAANGWIEVSVVCSVLLGTLVGGLLVSPWWMSVAAGWPLRSPLMGSLLALLSLYATAAVLQWRVPESGAVYARSPRQPVAILKDFLASNAMLWRDRLGGRLSLSMTTLFWGAGATLQLAVLQWAQDVLGLRLNQGAYLQATVAIGVVAGAGLAGRWISLHHAIRVLPLGLLLGLLMLATPWVRSLEWALPAMVLVGAVGGAMVVPMNALLQHRGVQLLSAGRSIAVQGFNENLSILLMLGLYTSLQAWGVPLVWLMSGLGVFVSLTVVTLMLRRRGRQVPPSERERPVATGSSGVLPER, encoded by the coding sequence ATGCCTCATCGCTTCTATACGCTCATCGCCGCCCAGTTCTTTTCTGCGCTGGCGGACAACGCCCTGCTGATTGTGGGCATTGCCCTGCTGCGGGAGATGGGGCAGCCGGTGTGGTGGGCGCCCCTGCTCAAACTCTGTTTCACCCTGGCCTATGTGCTGCTGGCGCCGGCGGTGGGGCTGCTGGCCGACGCGGTGCCCAAGGTCGCCTTGATGACCTGGATGAATGGGCTCAAGGCCCTGGGCGTCGGCGCCATGGTGCTGGGGCTGGACCCGCTGGCGGCGTTTGCCGTGGTGGGGGTGGCGGCCTCCTGTTATGCACCGGCCAAATACGGGCTGATCACTGAAATCGTCCCACCCGGGCGTCTGGTGGCGGCCAATGGGTGGATCGAGGTGTCGGTGGTGTGCTCGGTGCTGCTGGGCACGCTGGTGGGGGGGCTGCTGGTCAGCCCTTGGTGGATGAGCGTGGCGGCCGGGTGGCCGCTGCGCAGTCCGCTGATGGGGTCGCTGCTGGCGCTGCTGAGCTTGTATGCCACGGCTGCGGTGCTGCAATGGCGGGTGCCGGAGAGTGGAGCGGTGTATGCCCGTTCACCCCGGCAGCCGGTGGCCATTCTGAAAGACTTTCTGGCGTCCAACGCCATGCTGTGGCGCGATCGTCTGGGCGGTCGGCTGTCGCTGTCGATGACGACGCTGTTCTGGGGCGCAGGCGCCACGCTGCAACTGGCGGTGCTGCAATGGGCGCAGGATGTGCTGGGCTTGCGGCTGAACCAGGGCGCCTATCTGCAAGCCACCGTGGCCATTGGGGTGGTGGCGGGGGCCGGGCTGGCGGGCCGCTGGATCAGCTTGCATCACGCAATCCGGGTACTGCCGCTGGGTCTCCTGCTCGGGCTGCTGATGCTGGCCACCCCCTGGGTGCGCTCACTGGAATGGGCCCTGCCGGCGATGGTGCTGGTGGGGGCGGTGGGAGGGGCGATGGTGGTGCCGATGAATGCGCTGCTGCAACACCGGGGTGTGCAACTGCTCAGCGCGGGCCGCTCGATTGCGGTGCAGGGCTTCAATGAGAATCTGAGCATCCTCCTGATGCTGGGGCTCTACACGAGCCTTCAGGCGTGGGGCGTCCCGCTGGTGTGGCTGATGAGCGGGCTGGGTGTGTTTGTCAGCCTGACGGTCGTCACCTTGATGCTTCGCCGCCGAGGGCGGCAAGTGCCGCCGTCAGAACGAGAACGACCAGTAGCAACAGGCAGCAGTGGCGTTCTGCCGGAGCGTTGA
- a CDS encoding glycosyltransferase family 4 protein codes for MTSAPIELEVDELPTRQRYFRVAVVTETYPPEVNGVARSIACVVKGLQDRDHAVQLLRPRQAASDAAGPRSDEVLMRGLPVPRYPHLRMGVVSKRTLVQLWANRRPDVVHIATEGPMGWSALQAARQLKLPVVSEFRTNFHAYAQHYGIGWLRRPLLAYLRKFHNRCHSTMVPNATLAGELMAQGFRHVSVIARGVDTQLFDPARRSEALREQWGVAPQDPVLLHVGRLAAEKNLQLLVDLWPTVRRHHPRARLVLVGDGPARAELQQQLPEAIFAGMRHGEDLAAHYASGDVFVFPSVTETYGNVTPEALASGLPVLAYHYAAAALLVRHGVNGATVPLGSGADMFSERLLGLLEDRQRLTAMRAAAREGAESMGWDGIVQGIEQVYAAAIDGTSVALRASAGLLAPPVRA; via the coding sequence ATGACAAGCGCGCCGATCGAACTCGAGGTGGACGAGCTACCCACACGCCAACGGTACTTCCGCGTGGCCGTGGTGACGGAAACCTATCCGCCTGAAGTCAACGGGGTGGCCCGCAGCATTGCCTGCGTGGTGAAGGGCCTGCAGGACCGCGATCATGCGGTGCAACTGCTGCGCCCCCGCCAGGCCGCCAGTGATGCCGCCGGGCCCCGCTCGGACGAGGTCCTGATGCGGGGCCTGCCGGTGCCGCGTTATCCGCATTTGCGCATGGGCGTGGTGTCCAAGCGCACGCTGGTGCAGCTGTGGGCCAACCGTCGGCCGGATGTGGTGCACATCGCGACGGAAGGGCCGATGGGATGGTCGGCACTGCAGGCAGCGCGTCAGCTCAAGCTGCCGGTGGTGTCGGAGTTCCGCACCAATTTCCATGCGTATGCCCAGCATTACGGCATTGGCTGGTTGCGCCGGCCGTTGCTGGCCTATCTGCGCAAGTTCCACAACCGCTGCCACAGCACCATGGTGCCCAACGCCACGCTGGCGGGGGAGCTGATGGCGCAGGGCTTCCGGCATGTGAGCGTGATTGCGCGCGGGGTGGACACCCAGCTGTTCGACCCTGCCCGCCGCAGCGAAGCCTTGCGGGAGCAATGGGGCGTGGCCCCGCAGGACCCGGTGCTGCTGCATGTGGGCCGGTTGGCGGCAGAAAAGAATCTTCAATTGCTGGTGGACCTGTGGCCGACGGTGCGGCGCCACCATCCCCGCGCCCGGCTGGTGCTGGTGGGGGATGGCCCTGCCCGGGCCGAACTGCAGCAGCAACTGCCGGAGGCCATCTTTGCCGGCATGCGCCATGGCGAGGATTTGGCCGCCCACTACGCCAGCGGCGATGTGTTTGTGTTCCCGAGCGTGACCGAGACCTATGGCAACGTCACGCCGGAAGCCTTGGCCAGCGGGTTGCCAGTACTGGCCTATCACTACGCAGCGGCGGCGCTGCTGGTGCGTCACGGTGTGAATGGCGCGACGGTGCCGTTGGGCAGCGGGGCTGACATGTTTTCAGAGCGGCTGCTGGGGTTGCTGGAAGACCGCCAGCGCCTCACGGCGATGCGTGCCGCAGCCCGGGAGGGCGCCGAATCGATGGGCTGGGACGGCATCGTGCAAGGGATCGAGCAGGTGTATGCGGCGGCCATTGACGGAACCAGCGTTGCGCTGCGGGCCAGCGCCGGTTTGCTGGCGCCGCCGGTGCGGGCGTGA
- a CDS encoding alpha/beta fold hydrolase translates to MSLPPWRRWLAPVLSLRAWSPALLALLLAGCSAMPNTGTQRLVGGPVVYTYVGQGKPVVVLQSSIGDGRDPWIPVLSELRSRYSVFAYDRPGYGDSSATPPTPRNPCGIATELHDLLHASGVQPPYLLVGHSMGGLYQYAFSRLYPDEVAGLVLVDAVHPMHTRRMQVEVPLMANMLESMSRRVFRGILQVEYNMQTDCVDALLAKRRPDVPVRVLTRTVYTQEETISGFEAMVHGLEPNWLPLTGGKRIEPVEGAGHYIQRDHPEAVVAAVDGVVKEMAERKAAAATAAATVAASAASAASAASAATAPPASPASAPATAASSPVQTH, encoded by the coding sequence ATGTCCCTGCCGCCCTGGCGCCGCTGGCTGGCGCCTGTCCTGTCCCTGCGGGCCTGGTCCCCCGCGCTGCTTGCTTTGCTGCTCGCAGGCTGCAGCGCCATGCCCAATACCGGCACCCAGCGCCTGGTGGGCGGGCCGGTGGTCTACACCTATGTCGGGCAGGGCAAGCCGGTGGTGGTGCTGCAGTCCAGCATCGGCGACGGACGCGACCCCTGGATTCCGGTGCTGAGCGAACTGCGCAGCCGCTATTCGGTGTTTGCTTACGACCGCCCTGGCTACGGCGACAGCTCCGCGACGCCGCCCACCCCTCGCAACCCCTGCGGCATTGCCACCGAATTGCATGACCTGCTGCATGCTTCCGGCGTGCAGCCGCCCTATCTGCTGGTGGGGCATTCGATGGGCGGGCTCTATCAATACGCCTTCTCGCGTTTGTATCCCGATGAGGTGGCCGGCCTGGTGCTGGTGGATGCGGTGCATCCGATGCACACGCGCCGCATGCAGGTGGAAGTGCCGCTGATGGCCAACATGCTGGAGAGCATGAGCCGGCGAGTGTTCCGGGGCATCCTGCAGGTGGAATACAACATGCAGACCGACTGTGTGGATGCCCTGCTCGCCAAACGGCGCCCGGATGTGCCGGTGCGGGTGCTGACGCGAACCGTCTACACGCAGGAAGAAACCATCAGCGGTTTCGAAGCCATGGTGCATGGGCTGGAGCCGAACTGGCTGCCCCTGACCGGTGGCAAACGCATCGAGCCGGTGGAGGGCGCCGGGCACTACATCCAGCGGGACCATCCGGAGGCCGTGGTGGCGGCCGTGGATGGCGTGGTGAAGGAAATGGCGGAGCGCAAGGCGGCGGCTGCCACTGCAGCGGCTACAGTCGCGGCCTCAGCGGCCTCAGCGGCCTCAGCGGCCTCAGCCGCCACCGCGCCCCCGGCTTCCCCGGCCAGTGCTCCCGCAACGGCCGCGTCTTCACCCGTGCAGACGCATTGA
- a CDS encoding aminotransferase class III-fold pyridoxal phosphate-dependent enzyme, producing the protein MNPDFLSALAAAGLLTAALALAPKGWRRLQLSRAKHPSLAGHSRMAVRLARWMPSQRFGDDRFFQADDAPLEMAARRRASFDALSLTLRERHARSVAATQALKPGLPDLQFTSSYRVPPPFSPVVQTALPLGAVMARSDGHWLTDLDGQRFIDLAGSYGVNLFGYPFYQRCIAEGSARVAELGPVLGVYHPLVESNVQRLLALSGMEQLSFHMSGTEAVMQAVRLARYHTGRTHLVRFCGAYHGWWDEAQPGPGNPLPAERTYTLRDLHARSLQVLRTRRDIACVLVNPLQALHPNKPAPGDGSLVDSSRRAAYDREAYAAWLKELRQVCTERGIALIFDEVFMGFRLGLGGAQAYFGVQADLVTYGKTLGGGLPVGVVCGKAAWMKRYREQRPADICFARGTFNTHPYVMGAMSVFLDALEDPAWQRTLREQDELQDQRRARLNAALEAADLPLRAANMSSVWTLYYLQPSRYNWMLQYFMRAQGLALSWVGTGRMIFSTDFSEEDFDEVQRRILAAAQAMRDGGWWTGPADLTNKAIKRRLLLETLGLAR; encoded by the coding sequence ATGAATCCTGATTTTCTCTCCGCTTTAGCAGCCGCCGGCCTGCTGACCGCCGCCCTTGCGCTCGCGCCCAAGGGCTGGCGCCGGCTCCAGCTGTCGCGCGCCAAACATCCGTCGCTCGCCGGGCATTCGCGGATGGCGGTGCGCCTGGCGCGGTGGATGCCGTCACAACGTTTTGGTGACGACCGCTTTTTCCAGGCGGACGATGCGCCGCTGGAGATGGCTGCCCGCCGCCGGGCCAGCTTCGACGCCTTGTCGCTGACGCTGCGGGAACGGCATGCCCGCAGCGTGGCGGCCACCCAGGCCCTGAAGCCGGGCCTGCCGGATCTCCAGTTCACCAGCAGCTACCGCGTGCCGCCGCCCTTCAGCCCGGTGGTGCAGACGGCCCTGCCCCTGGGCGCAGTGATGGCCCGCAGCGACGGCCACTGGCTGACCGACCTGGACGGCCAACGGTTCATTGATCTGGCGGGCAGCTATGGCGTCAACCTGTTCGGCTACCCGTTCTACCAGCGCTGCATTGCTGAAGGCAGCGCCCGGGTGGCGGAACTCGGCCCGGTGCTGGGGGTGTACCACCCGCTGGTGGAAAGCAATGTGCAGCGGCTGCTGGCGCTGTCCGGCATGGAGCAGTTGTCCTTTCACATGTCCGGGACCGAAGCGGTGATGCAGGCGGTGCGTCTGGCCCGCTACCACACCGGCCGCACGCATCTGGTGCGCTTCTGCGGTGCTTATCACGGCTGGTGGGACGAGGCTCAACCGGGGCCGGGCAACCCTTTGCCGGCCGAACGCACCTACACCCTGCGGGACCTGCATGCCCGCAGCCTGCAGGTGCTGCGCACACGGCGGGACATCGCCTGCGTGCTGGTCAACCCGCTGCAGGCGCTGCATCCCAACAAGCCAGCACCGGGGGACGGCTCGCTGGTGGACAGTTCACGGCGCGCCGCCTATGACCGGGAGGCCTATGCCGCCTGGCTGAAGGAACTGCGGCAGGTCTGCACCGAACGCGGCATTGCACTGATCTTCGATGAAGTCTTCATGGGTTTCCGCCTCGGCTTGGGCGGGGCGCAGGCCTATTTCGGCGTACAGGCCGATCTGGTCACCTACGGCAAGACCCTGGGCGGCGGCCTGCCGGTGGGCGTGGTCTGCGGCAAGGCCGCCTGGATGAAGCGCTACCGGGAGCAGCGCCCGGCGGACATCTGCTTTGCCCGAGGCACGTTCAATACACATCCCTATGTGATGGGTGCGATGTCGGTCTTCCTGGATGCCTTGGAAGATCCGGCGTGGCAGCGGACGCTGCGTGAGCAGGACGAGCTTCAGGATCAGCGACGCGCCCGGCTGAATGCGGCGCTGGAAGCGGCCGACCTGCCGCTGCGGGCGGCCAACATGTCGTCCGTCTGGACGCTCTACTACCTGCAACCCTCCCGCTACAACTGGATGCTGCAGTACTTCATGCGGGCCCAGGGGCTGGCCCTGAGCTGGGTGGGCACCGGCCGCATGATCTTCAGCACCGATTTCAGCGAGGAGGACTTCGATGAGGTGCAGCGGCGCATCCTGGCGGCGGCTCAGGCCATGCGAGACGGGGGCTGGTGGACCGGCCCGGCGGATCTGACCAACAAGGCGATCAAGCGCCGCCTGCTGCTGGAGACGCTGGGGCTGGCGCGCTGA
- the asd gene encoding archaetidylserine decarboxylase (Phosphatidylserine decarboxylase is synthesized as a single chain precursor. Generation of the pyruvoyl active site from a Ser is coupled to cleavage of a Gly-Ser bond between the larger (beta) and smaller (alpha chains). It is an integral membrane protein.) — MSMKLASWRDRLTQQEQLNFLLTNRVPRLALTRFMGWYSRINSPWLTRCSVAIWRLFTDLDLSEAEPRQYRSLREVFTRRLRPGMRPVEADPSLLVSPCDAVVGALGTVERGMALQAKGMAYGIQELFGDAQRAAPYLNGRYLTLRLTSSMYHRFHAPADLTIERVTHIAGDTWNVNPIALKRVERLFCRNVRAAIEARLPDGTPIALVPVAAILVASLRLHALDLTLRPDHPGPHCFDCRHSHTRGEEMGWFEQGSTIIVFLPPGIEWLPGLATGQTLRMGQAIARLPGTSADG; from the coding sequence ATGTCTATGAAACTGGCGAGTTGGCGAGATCGTCTGACCCAACAGGAACAACTGAATTTCCTCCTGACCAATCGGGTGCCGCGCCTGGCGCTGACCCGTTTCATGGGCTGGTACAGCCGGATCAACAGCCCGTGGCTGACGCGGTGTTCGGTCGCCATCTGGCGCTTGTTCACCGATCTGGACCTGAGCGAGGCGGAACCGCGGCAGTACCGCAGCCTGCGGGAGGTCTTCACCCGGCGGTTGCGGCCGGGCATGCGGCCGGTGGAGGCCGACCCGTCGCTGCTGGTGAGCCCCTGTGATGCGGTGGTGGGCGCCTTGGGCACGGTCGAGCGCGGCATGGCCCTGCAGGCCAAGGGCATGGCCTACGGCATCCAGGAACTGTTCGGGGACGCGCAGCGCGCGGCGCCTTATTTGAATGGGCGCTACCTGACGCTGCGGCTGACCTCCTCCATGTACCACCGCTTCCATGCACCGGCCGACCTCACCATCGAGCGGGTCACGCACATCGCGGGCGACACCTGGAATGTGAATCCGATTGCGCTGAAACGGGTGGAGCGCCTGTTCTGTCGGAATGTGCGGGCGGCCATCGAAGCGCGTCTGCCGGACGGCACACCGATCGCGCTGGTGCCCGTGGCGGCGATTCTGGTGGCCAGCCTGCGCCTGCATGCACTGGACCTCACTTTGCGGCCGGACCATCCCGGTCCGCACTGCTTCGACTGTCGCCATTCGCATACACGTGGCGAGGAAATGGGCTGGTTTGAGCAGGGGTCGACGATCATCGTGTTCCTGCCCCCCGGCATCGAATGGCTGCCGGGCCTGGCCACCGGCCAGACACTGCGCATGGGGCAGGCGATAGCGCGCCTCCCTGGAACTTCTGCTGATGGCTGA